In one window of Paracoccus saliphilus DNA:
- the fabA gene encoding bifunctional 3-hydroxydecanoyl-ACP dehydratase/trans-2-decenoyl-ACP isomerase, whose translation MAMTQTSFDRDELLACARGELFGPGNAQLPEPPMLMMDRITEVSEDAGEHGKGHIVAEFDIHPDLWFFPCHFPGNPIMPGCLGLDGLWQLTGFNLGWRGWQGRGYALGVGEVKLTGMVRPDRKMLRYFVDFTKAVQTRRLTMGVADGRVEADGDVIYQVKDMKVALSAS comes from the coding sequence ATGGCGATGACGCAAACGAGCTTTGACCGCGACGAGCTGCTTGCCTGCGCGCGGGGCGAGCTGTTCGGGCCCGGTAACGCCCAATTGCCGGAACCGCCGATGCTGATGATGGACCGCATCACCGAGGTGTCGGAAGATGCTGGCGAACATGGCAAGGGCCATATTGTCGCCGAGTTCGATATCCATCCCGACCTGTGGTTCTTCCCCTGCCATTTCCCCGGCAACCCGATCATGCCCGGCTGCCTTGGCCTCGATGGGCTGTGGCAGCTGACCGGCTTCAATCTTGGCTGGCGCGGCTGGCAGGGGCGCGGCTATGCGCTCGGCGTGGGCGAGGTCAAGCTGACCGGCATGGTCCGCCCCGACCGCAAGATGCTGCGCTATTTCGTCGATTTCACCAAGGCGGTGCAGACACGTCGCCTGACCATGGGCGTGGCGGATGGCCGCGTCGAGGCGGATGGCGACGTGATCTATCAGGTCAAGGACATGAAGGTCGCCCTGTCGGCCAGTTAA
- the fabB gene encoding beta-ketoacyl-ACP synthase I encodes MRRVVITGLGIVSPIGNNADEVTESLRAGRSGIVFAPEYAEHGFRSQVHGMPQIDLTEHIDKRNLRFMGPGAAYNFIAMEQAIADSGLEENDVSNPRTGLIMGSGGPSTSNFFDAHRIVIEKGSPKRMGPFMVTRCMSSTNSACLATPFKIKGVNYSITSACSTSAHCIGNGVEQIQMGKQDIVFAGGGEELDWTLSCLFDAMGAMSSKYNDTPETASRPYDETRDGFVIAGGGGVLVLEELEHAKARGAKIYAEVTGYGATSDGYDMVAPSGEGGERSMRLAVETLPEGRKVSYVNAHGTSTPVGDVGEIRALRRLFGEGSTPPVSSTKSLTGHSLGATGVHEAVYCLLMLQNDFIAASANVQTLDPEIQPSEIATSRVDNAGLDSVLSNSFGFGGTNASLLMSKFLE; translated from the coding sequence ATGCGACGCGTCGTTATCACCGGGCTCGGTATCGTTTCTCCCATCGGCAATAATGCCGACGAGGTCACCGAAAGCCTGCGCGCCGGGCGCTCGGGCATCGTCTTCGCGCCGGAATATGCCGAGCATGGCTTTCGCAGCCAGGTCCATGGCATGCCGCAGATCGACCTGACCGAGCATATCGACAAGCGCAACCTGCGCTTCATGGGACCCGGCGCGGCCTATAACTTCATCGCGATGGAACAGGCCATCGCCGATAGCGGGCTCGAGGAAAACGACGTTTCCAACCCGCGCACCGGGTTGATCATGGGCTCGGGCGGGCCTTCGACCTCGAATTTCTTCGATGCCCACCGGATCGTCATCGAAAAGGGCAGCCCCAAGCGGATGGGGCCGTTCATGGTGACCCGCTGCATGTCCTCGACCAACTCGGCCTGCCTTGCGACGCCGTTCAAGATCAAGGGCGTGAACTACTCGATCACCTCGGCCTGCTCGACCAGCGCGCATTGCATCGGCAACGGGGTCGAACAGATCCAGATGGGCAAGCAGGATATCGTCTTCGCGGGCGGCGGCGAGGAACTCGACTGGACGCTCTCATGCCTGTTCGACGCCATGGGGGCGATGTCGTCCAAGTATAATGACACGCCCGAGACCGCCTCGCGCCCCTATGACGAGACCCGCGACGGTTTCGTGATCGCGGGCGGCGGCGGAGTCCTCGTGCTGGAGGAACTGGAACACGCCAAGGCCCGCGGCGCGAAGATCTATGCCGAGGTCACCGGCTATGGCGCCACCTCGGATGGTTACGACATGGTCGCCCCGTCCGGCGAAGGTGGTGAGCGGTCCATGCGGCTGGCGGTCGAGACCCTGCCCGAAGGGCGCAAGGTCTCTTACGTAAACGCTCATGGCACCTCGACCCCGGTGGGCGATGTGGGTGAAATCAGGGCATTGCGCCGCCTGTTCGGGGAAGGCAGCACCCCGCCGGTCAGTTCGACCAAGTCGCTGACCGGTCACAGCCTTGGTGCGACCGGCGTGCATGAGGCTGTCTATTGCCTGCTGATGCTGCAAAATGACTTCATCGCGGCATCGGCGAATGTCCAGACACTTGATCCCGAGATCCAGCCAAGCGAAATTGCGACGAGCCGGGTGGACAATGCCGGTCTGGATTCGGTTCTATCGAACAGCTTTGGATTCGGCGGCACGAATGCCTCGCTGCTGATGTCCAAATTCTTGGAATAA
- a CDS encoding enoyl-ACP reductase FabI, which yields MGDLLKGKRGLVMGVANERSIAWGIARAVAAEGAELAFSYQGEAFGKRVAPLAESVGSDFLLDVDVTDDDSLEAAFSSLANRWGQLDFLIHAIAYSNKDELTGRFVDTSRKNFKHSLDISCYSLIEVARRAKPMMAPGSTILTMTYEGSNRVTPFYNVMGVAKAALESSVRYLANDLGRDGIRVNAISPGPMKTLAGAAIGGARKTFRHTEANAPLRANATLEAIGGTAVWLISDWGACTTGEIVKVDGGYHVLGMPQSENI from the coding sequence ATGGGCGATCTTCTTAAGGGCAAGCGAGGGCTTGTGATGGGGGTCGCCAACGAGCGCTCCATCGCTTGGGGTATTGCCCGCGCCGTGGCGGCCGAAGGGGCCGAGTTGGCATTCAGCTATCAGGGCGAGGCTTTCGGCAAGCGTGTCGCGCCCTTGGCGGAATCGGTGGGATCGGATTTCCTGCTGGATGTCGATGTGACCGATGATGACAGCCTGGAAGCAGCGTTTTCCAGCCTCGCCAATCGATGGGGCCAGCTGGATTTCCTGATCCATGCAATCGCCTATTCTAACAAGGATGAGTTGACCGGGCGATTCGTCGATACCAGCCGCAAGAATTTCAAGCACTCGCTGGATATTTCCTGCTACTCGCTGATCGAAGTCGCCCGCCGCGCCAAGCCGATGATGGCACCGGGATCGACGATCCTGACCATGACCTATGAAGGCTCGAACCGGGTGACACCGTTCTACAATGTCATGGGCGTGGCCAAGGCCGCACTGGAATCGAGCGTTCGCTACCTCGCCAATGATCTGGGCAGGGACGGGATTCGCGTGAATGCCATTTCTCCCGGCCCGATGAAGACGCTTGCCGGGGCGGCAATTGGCGGTGCGCGCAAGACCTTCCGTCATACCGAGGCGAACGCGCCGCTGCGCGCCAATGCCACGCTGGAGGCGATCGGGGGCACTGCCGTTTGGCTGATCTCGGATTGGGGCGCCTGCACCACCGGCGAGATAGTAAAGGTCGACGGTGGCTACCACGTTCTCGGCATGCCGCAGAGCGAAAATATATGA
- a CDS encoding haloacid dehalogenase type II yields MIWVFDAYGTLFDVDGAARQAANDDPSLADIWAALSADWRRKQLEYSWMRAITGDHADFWQVTAEALDWAAERHGATMDQSARLLELYRQLPAYPEVPQVLDRLRADGAQTAIFSNGSPRMLADATASAGLEERLDALLSIESAGRFKPSTEAYRIVTDHFACGPGDITFVSSNGWDVYGATRFGFSTVWANRAGLPVDRLPCRPGRILSDLGEL; encoded by the coding sequence ATGATCTGGGTCTTCGACGCCTACGGGACGCTGTTCGACGTGGATGGCGCGGCCCGTCAGGCGGCGAATGACGATCCGTCATTGGCGGATATTTGGGCCGCGCTATCGGCTGACTGGCGGCGCAAGCAGCTTGAATACTCATGGATGCGAGCCATAACCGGCGATCACGCCGATTTCTGGCAGGTCACGGCCGAAGCATTGGACTGGGCCGCCGAGCGTCACGGGGCGACAATGGATCAATCCGCCCGTCTGCTGGAGCTTTATCGCCAATTACCCGCCTATCCCGAAGTGCCGCAGGTCCTTGACAGGTTGCGCGCGGATGGCGCGCAAACCGCGATCTTCTCGAATGGCAGCCCCCGGATGCTGGCCGATGCGACAGCCTCTGCCGGACTGGAGGAGCGGCTGGACGCCCTGCTTTCGATTGAATCGGCCGGACGTTTCAAACCTTCGACCGAGGCCTATCGAATTGTCACCGATCATTTCGCCTGCGGGCCGGGCGACATTACCTTCGTCTCGTCGAATGGCTGGGACGTCTATGGCGCCACCCGCTTCGGCTTCTCGACTGTCTGGGCCAATCGCGCAGGATTGCCGGTCGATCGCCTGCCCTGCCGGCCCGGTCGCATCCTGTCCGATCTCGGGGAACTTTGA
- a CDS encoding alpha/beta fold hydrolase: MTAFFTAPDGARLAYRDEGEGLPILCLAGLTRNMADFDYVAPHLPNARLIRMDYRGRGQSDWTGAETYTVPQEGKDALALLDHLGIGKTAVLGTSRGGLIGLLLAATAHDRLLGLCLNDVGPEIERAGLERIFDYVGRNPSAKTHAALAERLPAATPGFTDVPEGRWLADAQRHYEETPEGLRIKYDAALRMAFLAAFEGQSPDLWPLWDATAGLPVALIRGANSDLLSSTAAKEMKRRRPDLVFGEVPGRAHVPWLDESVSVRVLADWFSMLHRDPRR; this comes from the coding sequence ATGACCGCATTCTTCACCGCACCAGACGGCGCGCGCCTCGCCTATCGCGATGAGGGAGAAGGGCTGCCCATCCTCTGCCTCGCCGGGCTGACCCGCAACATGGCCGATTTCGACTATGTCGCACCGCATCTGCCGAATGCCCGGCTGATCCGAATGGATTATCGCGGTCGCGGCCAGTCCGACTGGACCGGGGCCGAAACCTATACCGTGCCGCAGGAAGGCAAGGACGCGTTGGCCCTGCTGGATCACCTGGGAATCGGTAAGACGGCGGTCCTCGGGACTTCTCGCGGCGGGCTGATCGGGCTGCTGCTGGCTGCGACCGCCCATGATCGGTTGCTTGGCCTCTGCCTCAACGATGTCGGCCCCGAGATAGAGCGCGCGGGGCTGGAGCGGATCTTCGACTATGTGGGCCGCAACCCGTCAGCGAAAACCCATGCGGCGCTGGCCGAACGCCTGCCAGCGGCAACGCCCGGATTTACCGATGTGCCCGAAGGCCGATGGCTCGCCGATGCGCAGAGACATTATGAGGAAACACCCGAGGGGTTGCGGATCAAGTATGACGCGGCACTTCGCATGGCATTCCTTGCTGCATTCGAAGGCCAATCCCCGGATCTCTGGCCACTCTGGGATGCGACGGCAGGCCTTCCCGTCGCATTGATTCGCGGTGCGAATTCCGACCTGCTCTCTTCAACGGCTGCAAAAGAGATGAAACGCCGTCGTCCGGATCTCGTTTTCGGCGAAGTACCGGGCCGAGCCCATGTGCCATGGTTGGACGAATCCGTGTCTGTGCGGGTCTTGGCCGACTGGTTCAGCATGTTGCACAGGGACCCTAGACGCTAG
- a CDS encoding calcium-binding protein, giving the protein MDCPDLQFHSQMANWNVVSYATNYESVVTEPEKVVTRDGTGIPDDMRGAVFTNINGKTRYLLNPADRDLLSELREGKRVAVLVDPETGEAERDESGKLILLDAPRKKKKPMGFDRMVGWRTPGGVTLQHGGSVPRMLDALQGSFPEVNVIRLDFNAATVTNEKRAENWARFANEAAARGYRLIIQNSDGELAGGFVEGGTSGKEVVPRAQLGPVDALDDPDGDWKINDVRDDWETMLQWFREPENERILGAVAGWELINEPMAYGNKPEEAALYSRHIADLIGSLDWGDKRLFIGGMRASAQFADLDHQAIRQAAGDRLVWSAHMYPGWVMPGFPQSSGETFEKQICHRIGTLDQPGDDIVVTESQLYTKAGSLDPATPGKRARTSFNMARKLPWFADQGIGWTWWPPTARNSDLLQWHGAQDGWQVEIESAAFAHWGWIRDETDPSKTDEHWGSGNADEISVDPQADAVTDNLVDGVNNPHGLIYALDGDDSVSGHDGIDMLYGGSGNDVLDGGTGDDWLFGDRGDDRLDGGDGNDVLIDPEGRNHLVGGPGDDHLEGSGTLEGGPGADVLIASYDGEDLLVGGDGSDRFLPDMRGQVTIRDFTRGEDKLDLSMISGTKPCRIGLRIIADGEGTELSWDGAKILLPEAGGLTRADLTQAGACRLQIRN; this is encoded by the coding sequence ATGGATTGTCCCGATCTCCAGTTTCATTCGCAGATGGCGAATTGGAATGTTGTTTCCTACGCCACCAATTACGAGTCCGTGGTCACGGAACCCGAAAAGGTCGTCACGCGTGACGGAACCGGGATTCCCGACGATATGCGTGGCGCGGTCTTCACCAATATCAACGGCAAGACGCGATATCTTCTGAATCCCGCGGATCGCGACCTCCTGTCCGAATTGCGCGAGGGCAAGCGTGTCGCGGTGCTGGTCGACCCCGAAACCGGCGAGGCCGAGCGTGACGAATCCGGCAAGCTGATCTTGCTGGATGCTCCCCGCAAGAAAAAGAAACCCATGGGCTTCGACCGGATGGTGGGCTGGCGCACGCCCGGTGGCGTCACGTTGCAGCATGGCGGCAGCGTTCCCCGGATGCTCGATGCGTTGCAGGGCAGCTTCCCCGAGGTGAACGTCATCCGGCTGGATTTCAACGCCGCGACCGTGACGAATGAAAAGCGGGCCGAGAACTGGGCACGTTTTGCCAATGAGGCCGCCGCCCGTGGCTATCGTCTCATCATCCAGAATTCCGATGGCGAGCTGGCAGGTGGCTTCGTCGAAGGCGGCACCTCCGGTAAGGAAGTCGTCCCGCGCGCGCAGCTGGGACCGGTCGATGCGCTGGATGACCCGGACGGTGACTGGAAGATAAACGATGTCCGCGATGACTGGGAAACCATGCTGCAATGGTTCCGCGAGCCCGAAAATGAGCGTATCCTCGGGGCGGTGGCTGGTTGGGAATTGATCAACGAGCCCATGGCCTATGGGAACAAGCCCGAGGAAGCCGCACTCTATAGCAGGCACATCGCCGATCTGATCGGTTCCTTAGATTGGGGCGACAAGCGCTTGTTCATTGGCGGGATGCGCGCCTCGGCGCAATTCGCCGATCTCGATCATCAGGCGATCCGGCAGGCTGCCGGCGATCGGCTTGTCTGGTCGGCGCATATGTATCCGGGTTGGGTCATGCCAGGCTTCCCGCAAAGCAGCGGCGAAACCTTCGAAAAGCAAATCTGCCACCGCATCGGAACGCTCGATCAGCCCGGTGACGATATCGTCGTCACCGAATCGCAACTCTACACCAAGGCCGGATCGCTGGACCCGGCAACACCCGGGAAGCGCGCCCGCACCAGCTTCAACATGGCCCGCAAACTGCCCTGGTTCGCGGATCAGGGGATCGGCTGGACATGGTGGCCGCCCACGGCGCGGAACAGCGATCTCTTGCAATGGCACGGCGCCCAAGATGGCTGGCAAGTCGAGATCGAATCCGCCGCCTTCGCGCATTGGGGCTGGATCCGCGATGAGACCGACCCGTCCAAAACTGACGAACATTGGGGCAGCGGCAACGCAGATGAAATCAGCGTCGATCCGCAAGCCGATGCCGTCACCGACAACCTGGTTGACGGCGTCAACAATCCACATGGGCTGATCTATGCGCTCGACGGCGATGATTCAGTGAGCGGGCATGACGGCATCGACATGCTCTATGGCGGTTCCGGGAATGATGTGCTGGATGGCGGGACAGGCGATGACTGGCTCTTCGGGGATCGCGGCGATGACAGGCTGGATGGCGGCGATGGCAATGATGTGCTTATCGACCCGGAAGGCCGCAACCATCTGGTCGGCGGCCCGGGTGACGACCACCTGGAAGGCAGTGGCACCCTGGAAGGCGGTCCCGGCGCGGATGTCCTGATCGCATCCTATGATGGCGAGGATCTGCTTGTCGGGGGCGACGGTTCCGACCGTTTCCTGCCCGACATGCGCGGACAGGTCACGATCCGGGATTTCACCCGGGGAGAGGACAAACTGGATCTGTCGATGATCTCCGGCACGAAACCCTGCAGGATAGGGCTCCGGATCATCGCAGATGGCGAAGGTACCGAACTGTCATGGGACGGAGCAAAGATCCTCTTGCCCGAAGCAGGAGGGTTGACGCGCGCCGACCTGACACAGGCCGGCGCATGCCGGCTACAGATCAGGAACTGA
- a CDS encoding carboxypeptidase M32 → MSAMDDLLAFQRQTEALSSVAERLGWDQETVMPRGATEQRSEEMAAMEEVLHERRTDPRIGEWLAAAEPSTEAETRIVELINRDFTRACRVPSRLASEIARTTSLAQGIWAEARANEAPEDYLPVLDKVLSLKREEAAALADGGDLYDALLDDYEPETTGAEIATLFDAMRPRLVALREDVLGAERQPQQLDGHFPQETQLRLARVCAAGFGYDWTRGRLDLAVHPFSSGRWQDSRITTRVVETDPFNCLYSTIHEVGHSSYEQGIDDDYAFTPLGRGVSMGVHESQSRIYENQMGRGRAFTGWLFNRMSDAFDGLNIGDADAFYATVNRVAPGYIRTEADEVQYNLHIMLRFDLERELISGRLETEDLVEAWNARFLKDFGVAVDRPSNGLLQDVHWSVGLFGYFPTYALGNVYAGCLNTALRKAVPDLDESLARGDASPGVEWLRENLQRHGGLMPPRRLIEEATGAAIGPEPLLDYLEEKFGRIYGL, encoded by the coding sequence ATGAGTGCCATGGACGATCTTCTCGCATTCCAGCGGCAGACCGAGGCGCTATCCTCTGTCGCCGAGCGGTTGGGCTGGGACCAGGAAACGGTGATGCCGCGCGGCGCAACCGAACAGCGTTCCGAGGAAATGGCGGCGATGGAGGAGGTGCTGCATGAGCGCCGCACCGATCCGCGCATCGGCGAATGGCTGGCCGCGGCCGAACCCTCGACCGAGGCCGAGACGCGCATCGTCGAGCTGATCAACCGCGACTTCACCCGCGCTTGCCGGGTGCCCTCCCGCCTCGCCAGCGAGATTGCCAGGACCACCTCGCTGGCGCAGGGGATCTGGGCCGAGGCCCGCGCCAACGAGGCGCCGGAGGATTACCTGCCGGTGCTGGACAAGGTGCTGTCGCTGAAGCGCGAAGAGGCGGCGGCGCTGGCCGATGGTGGCGATCTTTACGATGCGCTTCTGGATGACTACGAGCCCGAGACGACGGGGGCAGAGATCGCCACGCTGTTCGACGCCATGCGCCCACGCCTTGTCGCCTTGCGCGAGGATGTGCTGGGGGCAGAGCGTCAGCCGCAGCAGCTGGACGGGCATTTCCCGCAGGAGACCCAGCTTCGGCTGGCCCGTGTCTGCGCCGCCGGTTTCGGCTATGATTGGACGAGGGGGCGTCTCGACCTGGCCGTGCACCCGTTCAGCAGCGGACGCTGGCAGGACAGCCGCATCACCACGCGGGTGGTCGAGACCGATCCGTTCAACTGTCTCTATTCGACCATTCACGAGGTCGGCCATTCCAGCTATGAGCAGGGGATCGACGACGATTACGCCTTCACGCCTCTGGGGCGCGGCGTGTCGATGGGCGTTCATGAAAGCCAGAGCCGTATCTATGAGAACCAGATGGGCAGGGGCCGCGCCTTTACCGGGTGGCTGTTCAACCGTATGTCGGATGCCTTTGACGGGCTGAACATCGGCGATGCGGATGCCTTCTATGCGACGGTGAACCGGGTCGCGCCGGGCTATATCCGCACCGAGGCCGACGAGGTGCAATATAACCTGCACATCATGCTGCGCTTCGATCTGGAGCGCGAGCTGATCTCTGGGCGGCTTGAAACCGAGGATCTGGTCGAGGCATGGAATGCGCGTTTCCTCAAGGATTTCGGGGTTGCGGTGGACCGGCCCTCCAACGGCCTTCTGCAGGATGTGCATTGGTCCGTGGGCCTGTTCGGCTATTTCCCAACCTATGCATTGGGCAATGTCTATGCGGGATGCCTGAATACGGCGCTGCGCAAGGCAGTGCCCGATCTTGACGAGTCTCTTGCACGGGGTGACGCATCGCCGGGAGTGGAATGGCTGCGCGAGAACTTGCAGCGTCATGGTGGATTGATGCCGCCACGCCGCTTGATCGAAGAGGCAACCGGCGCTGCGATCGGCCCGGAGCCACTGCTGGATTACCTGGAAGAGAAATTCGGGCGGATCTACGGCTTGTAA
- the ctaA gene encoding heme A synthase has translation MAKRPVFEEVSDDTASRPMARTGLIDAAPRGARKAIRLWLVVLFVLVAAMIALGGATRLTGSGLSITEWAPVTGALPPGSEADWQAEFEAYKQIPQFTEVNPDMDLAGFKKIYWWEWSHRLLGRLVGLIWAAGFVAFLATRRIPVGWTPRLLTLGALGGLQGAIGWWMVSSGLVEGMTRVASYRLAIHLGLAFLILGLIAWYVTLLSRTEADLLRSRRAGEAKLFSKSTGLMHLAFLQILLGALVAGIDAGRQYTGWPTMGGEWIPEAIWDPALGWRNLFENPALVQFIHRMAGYLLAIFAVVVWLRARRSPHPVTRGAFTVMIVMVAMQVGLGIMNVLHASPLPLALTHQLAAVALFTLIIRARHHARYPYETSVRETRK, from the coding sequence ATGGCCAAGCGCCCTGTTTTCGAGGAAGTCTCGGATGACACCGCCAGCCGCCCCATGGCCCGGACCGGCCTGATTGATGCCGCCCCAAGGGGTGCGCGCAAGGCCATCCGGCTATGGCTGGTGGTCCTTTTCGTCCTGGTGGCCGCGATGATCGCCCTTGGGGGAGCGACGCGGTTGACCGGATCGGGCCTGTCGATCACCGAATGGGCGCCGGTGACGGGGGCGCTGCCACCGGGATCGGAAGCGGATTGGCAAGCGGAATTCGAGGCTTACAAGCAAATCCCGCAATTTACCGAGGTCAATCCGGACATGGATCTGGCGGGCTTCAAGAAGATCTATTGGTGGGAATGGTCGCACAGGTTGCTGGGGCGGCTGGTCGGGCTGATCTGGGCCGCGGGATTCGTGGCATTCCTTGCGACCCGGCGCATCCCGGTGGGCTGGACGCCCCGGCTGCTGACGCTTGGCGCGCTTGGCGGGTTGCAGGGCGCGATCGGCTGGTGGATGGTCAGCTCGGGCCTGGTCGAGGGGATGACCCGCGTGGCCTCTTACCGGCTGGCGATCCATCTGGGGCTGGCCTTCCTGATCCTTGGCCTGATCGCGTGGTATGTCACGCTGCTGTCACGGACCGAGGCGGATCTGCTGCGCTCGCGAAGGGCGGGCGAGGCCAAGCTGTTTTCCAAGTCCACCGGGCTGATGCATCTGGCCTTCCTGCAGATCCTTCTGGGCGCGCTGGTCGCAGGGATCGATGCGGGGCGGCAATATACCGGCTGGCCGACCATGGGAGGCGAGTGGATTCCCGAGGCAATCTGGGACCCGGCGCTTGGCTGGCGGAACCTTTTCGAGAACCCGGCACTGGTGCAGTTCATCCATCGCATGGCAGGCTATCTGTTGGCGATATTCGCGGTGGTGGTCTGGCTGCGTGCCCGCCGGTCTCCGCATCCGGTGACGCGGGGGGCTTTCACGGTCATGATCGTCATGGTCGCCATGCAGGTGGGGCTGGGGATCATGAATGTGCTTCATGCCTCGCCCTTGCCGCTTGCGCTCACCCATCAGCTTGCGGCGGTGGCCTTGTTCACGCTGATCATCCGCGCCCGCCACCACGCCCGTTATCCATATGAAACCTCGGTCAGGGAGACCAGAAAATGA
- a CDS encoding RNA methyltransferase, translated as MQNDRQPVIILVRPQMGENIGAAARAMLNFGLTEMRLVAPRDGWPNPKAVAMASGAAGRVLDHARIYPTLAEAMEGVKFAFATTARGRELSKPVHSPQSAMEVARSHQGRVAIIFGPERAGLENDDVARANAIVTVPVNPDFPSLNLAQAVLLMGYEWGRVELPPEPAPHGRRPVGEQLADRVEIERLGDRYEEKLTEAGFFFPESKAANMRLNLRNMWSRLVLTRGDVRILHGMLRQLTRR; from the coding sequence ATGCAAAATGACCGCCAACCTGTCATCATCCTCGTGCGCCCGCAGATGGGCGAGAATATCGGCGCCGCCGCCCGTGCCATGCTGAATTTCGGCCTGACCGAGATGCGGCTGGTCGCGCCGCGCGACGGATGGCCCAATCCGAAGGCGGTGGCGATGGCCTCGGGCGCGGCGGGCCGGGTGCTGGACCATGCGCGGATCTATCCGACATTGGCCGAGGCGATGGAGGGCGTGAAATTCGCCTTCGCCACCACCGCGCGGGGGCGGGAACTGTCCAAGCCCGTCCATAGCCCGCAATCCGCGATGGAGGTGGCGCGCAGTCATCAGGGTCGCGTGGCGATCATCTTCGGTCCCGAGCGGGCGGGGCTGGAAAATGACGATGTCGCCCGCGCCAATGCCATTGTGACGGTGCCGGTGAATCCCGATTTCCCTTCGCTCAACCTGGCGCAGGCGGTGCTGTTGATGGGTTACGAATGGGGCCGCGTCGAGCTGCCGCCCGAGCCCGCACCGCATGGCCGCCGCCCGGTGGGCGAACAACTGGCGGACCGCGTCGAGATCGAGCGGCTCGGCGATCGTTACGAGGAAAAGCTGACCGAGGCGGGTTTCTTCTTTCCCGAATCGAAGGCCGCCAATATGCGGCTGAACCTGCGCAACATGTGGTCGCGGCTGGTGCTGACCCGGGGCGATGTCCGCATCCTGCACGGGATGCTGCGGCAATTGACCCGCCGCTAG
- a CDS encoding thiamine phosphate synthase — translation MIEAPQLYLTTPAGAQASALGPLLTEVMDRFPVACLRIRGGTDEDELGRLADLAREIAHARDVAVVIDDHLQLAQRHGLDGVHLTDGARSVRYARKELGPDAIVGVYSGSSRHDGMAAGEAGADYVSFGPVGETALGRGDRAPFDLFQWWSEVIEIPVVAEGALSRELIQEISAVCDFVAIGPEIWSEDDPVAALSAMWG, via the coding sequence ATGATCGAGGCACCGCAGCTTTATTTGACAACCCCCGCCGGCGCGCAAGCTTCGGCGCTTGGCCCCCTGTTGACCGAGGTGATGGACCGTTTTCCCGTCGCCTGCCTGCGAATTCGCGGCGGCACGGACGAGGACGAGCTGGGCCGGCTCGCCGATCTGGCGCGCGAGATTGCCCATGCCCGCGACGTGGCAGTGGTCATCGACGACCATCTGCAATTGGCGCAGCGGCACGGGCTGGACGGGGTGCACCTGACCGATGGCGCGCGCAGCGTACGCTATGCCCGCAAGGAACTGGGCCCGGACGCCATTGTCGGCGTGTATTCCGGTTCCTCCCGCCATGACGGCATGGCCGCTGGCGAGGCCGGGGCGGATTATGTCAGCTTTGGTCCAGTCGGCGAAACCGCATTGGGTCGCGGTGACCGTGCTCCGTTCGATTTGTTCCAATGGTGGTCCGAGGTGATCGAGATCCCGGTCGTGGCCGAAGGCGCCCTCTCGCGCGAGTTGATCCAGGAAATCTCGGCCGTCTGCGATTTCGTCGCCATCGGCCCCGAGATCTGGAGCGAGGACGATCCGGTCGCGGCGCTTTCCGCAATGTGGGGCTGA
- a CDS encoding GFA family protein: MAYHGSCHCGAVEFSVEGDLPSEVMECNCSHCRRKGFLLTFVPAEKFTLVSGAGKLSSYRFNAHVIEHRFCADCGTQPFAEGEQDGQPVRAINIRCVAEADLDQIKRMAVDGASF; encoded by the coding sequence ATGGCCTATCACGGATCCTGTCATTGCGGAGCGGTCGAATTCTCGGTCGAGGGCGACCTGCCCTCGGAAGTCATGGAGTGCAATTGCTCGCATTGTCGCCGCAAGGGATTTCTTCTGACATTTGTCCCGGCCGAGAAATTCACACTTGTCAGCGGTGCCGGGAAACTGTCGAGCTATCGCTTCAACGCCCATGTGATCGAGCATCGCTTCTGCGCGGATTGCGGCACGCAGCCCTTTGCCGAGGGCGAACAGGACGGCCAGCCAGTACGGGCGATCAACATTCGCTGTGTCGCCGAAGCCGATCTCGACCAGATCAAGCGCATGGCCGTGGACGGGGCGTCTTTCTAG